One window of Botrimarina mediterranea genomic DNA carries:
- a CDS encoding efflux RND transporter permease subunit — MINGLIDFCLRERLVVAIAVVGVIAYGWYATKKVPLDAIPNVGENQVIVLTEWPGRSPKDIEDQITYPLSVALQAVPGSKSVRGKSMFGFSFVQVTFEDGVDFYWSRSRVAEQLTTVSGILPEGVYPRLAPDATALGQIYYYVLEPPPGMNLAELRSKQDFFIKYSLQSVDGVAEVASIGGYVRQYQVEVDPDSLRYHNIPLSSVIRAVKESNIDVGAKTVETSGMEFLVRGLGFIGSGKTEEETLEQIENTVVISRDGVPIRVRDVAQVQIGPAFRRGALDFNGQEAVGGLVVMRYGENPRDVIERVKQKIASLESELDGITIRGVYDRTELIDETVATLTGALKHEIAITIAVMVIFLLHVRASIVIAITLPLAVLMAFIAMNLFGVDANIMSLAGIAIAIGTMVDMGIIVLENIYGHLAAWEAKGAPGGEKKRLAVIRESASEVVPAVVTAVSTTIVSFLPVFFLTGRDHRLFAPLAWTKTFALAASLIVAVAVVPMLCRVFLRSSRAKQPTSILAGISLGALLAGLSYFVWGDEFQHLTSLPPLVSAPLAGAVGLFIGWWMTCEKIRPLEENPVSRFVLWLYAGRLRLALRHKALMLSIPAMIFVLGLGAWIGLPTVLQPVESTFAMLGADLNAVPGYVKAKHLFTGLKSDDWIALDEGSWFYMPSLYPAASFSQAMEVLQTQDVLIKSIPEVANVLGKIGRVESALDPAPAAMVETYVMLKPRDQWREGVTARDIWDEINAVATLPGVTPASALQPIEGRVVMLQSGIKASMAVRIYGDSLEGLGEAAMAVAERLREHHLVNAGTVNPDIVMGKPYYEFEVDREESARYGMTTMMVNQIVSAGLGGVDVTTTVEGRERYPIQIRFHRGVREQLEDLQKVSVVTPKGEVVPLDRLADVRTTWGPGAINSEDARLVAHVSFSPSGGAGDIETVEAVMKSLRSARETGELTFPDGNFELQSVGSFQNQIEANQRLMWIVPMVILINLLLHYLHFRNFAISLVVFSGIPVAAAGGMIAVAVMGVEMNTAMWVGFIALFGLAADDGIVMATYMRDTLNKRTIHSVRDIREAIYDAGLKRIRPCMMTTITTIVALVPVLMSTGRGADVARAMALPIFGGMLIEPFTTFIVPTLYCAYVEFKMRAGLQDDYWAESAQEDTASTSAGSPTTSAA, encoded by the coding sequence ATGATCAATGGACTGATTGATTTTTGTCTCCGAGAACGATTGGTCGTGGCGATCGCCGTTGTTGGCGTTATTGCTTACGGCTGGTACGCCACGAAGAAGGTCCCCCTCGACGCGATCCCCAATGTCGGCGAGAACCAGGTGATCGTGCTGACCGAGTGGCCAGGGCGTTCACCCAAGGATATTGAGGACCAAATTACCTACCCCTTATCGGTCGCACTACAGGCGGTCCCCGGCTCGAAGAGCGTGCGCGGTAAGAGCATGTTTGGGTTCAGCTTCGTGCAGGTGACGTTTGAAGACGGCGTCGACTTCTACTGGTCACGTTCACGCGTCGCTGAGCAATTGACGACCGTTTCGGGCATTCTGCCCGAGGGCGTGTATCCGAGGCTTGCTCCCGATGCGACTGCGCTGGGTCAGATCTACTACTACGTCTTAGAACCACCGCCCGGCATGAACCTTGCCGAATTGCGGTCGAAGCAAGATTTCTTCATTAAATATTCGTTGCAGTCGGTCGACGGTGTTGCCGAGGTCGCGTCGATCGGTGGTTACGTCCGGCAGTATCAGGTTGAAGTCGATCCTGACTCGTTGCGGTATCACAACATCCCGCTGAGCAGCGTCATCAGGGCTGTCAAAGAGTCGAACATCGACGTCGGCGCCAAGACGGTCGAGACCAGCGGCATGGAGTTTCTCGTCCGTGGCCTGGGATTCATCGGCTCCGGAAAGACTGAGGAGGAAACGCTTGAGCAAATCGAGAATACGGTCGTGATTTCGCGCGACGGCGTGCCGATCCGCGTGCGCGATGTCGCCCAGGTGCAGATAGGCCCAGCCTTTCGTCGCGGTGCACTCGATTTTAACGGGCAGGAAGCAGTCGGCGGCTTAGTCGTGATGCGGTATGGTGAGAATCCCCGCGACGTCATCGAGCGAGTAAAGCAGAAGATCGCGTCGCTCGAGTCAGAACTCGACGGCATCACAATTCGGGGAGTCTACGATCGCACCGAGCTGATCGATGAGACCGTCGCAACACTTACCGGTGCCTTAAAGCACGAGATCGCCATTACCATTGCCGTGATGGTGATTTTCTTGCTGCACGTACGAGCCAGCATCGTAATCGCCATCACGCTGCCACTCGCGGTATTGATGGCGTTCATCGCGATGAACCTGTTTGGTGTCGACGCCAACATCATGTCGCTAGCGGGAATCGCGATTGCCATCGGCACGATGGTCGACATGGGAATCATCGTGCTGGAGAACATCTATGGTCACTTGGCTGCTTGGGAAGCCAAAGGCGCGCCAGGCGGCGAGAAGAAGCGACTAGCGGTGATCCGTGAATCGGCTAGCGAAGTCGTCCCTGCCGTAGTTACGGCTGTGAGTACGACCATCGTCAGTTTCTTGCCGGTGTTCTTTTTGACAGGCCGTGACCACCGGCTATTTGCGCCTCTTGCCTGGACAAAGACGTTCGCGCTGGCTGCCAGTTTGATCGTCGCGGTCGCTGTTGTTCCCATGCTTTGCCGAGTCTTTCTTCGAAGCTCGCGGGCGAAGCAGCCTACCAGCATCCTTGCCGGAATCAGTTTAGGCGCGCTACTGGCAGGGCTCAGCTATTTCGTCTGGGGAGACGAGTTCCAGCACCTAACATCACTCCCGCCATTGGTGTCGGCGCCCCTAGCTGGTGCAGTCGGCCTGTTCATTGGATGGTGGATGACTTGTGAAAAAATTCGTCCGCTGGAAGAGAATCCCGTAAGCCGTTTTGTGCTATGGCTCTACGCCGGCCGGTTACGGCTCGCCTTGCGACACAAAGCGCTCATGTTGTCCATCCCAGCAATGATTTTTGTGCTTGGACTCGGAGCATGGATTGGCTTACCGACCGTGTTGCAACCGGTGGAGAGCACTTTCGCGATGCTCGGCGCCGACCTGAATGCGGTTCCGGGCTACGTCAAAGCCAAGCATTTGTTCACCGGCCTCAAAAGCGACGACTGGATTGCGCTGGATGAAGGAAGCTGGTTCTACATGCCGAGTCTTTACCCGGCCGCCAGCTTTTCGCAGGCGATGGAAGTGCTTCAAACGCAGGACGTGCTGATCAAGAGCATCCCCGAGGTGGCAAATGTCCTTGGTAAGATCGGTCGTGTGGAGTCGGCGCTCGACCCGGCGCCCGCCGCGATGGTTGAGACCTACGTGATGCTCAAGCCGCGCGACCAGTGGCGTGAGGGAGTCACCGCCCGCGACATTTGGGACGAAATCAACGCTGTTGCGACGCTGCCTGGCGTAACGCCCGCCTCGGCACTGCAACCGATCGAAGGCCGAGTCGTAATGCTCCAAAGCGGCATCAAGGCGTCAATGGCCGTAAGGATTTACGGCGACAGCCTCGAAGGACTCGGTGAAGCCGCCATGGCAGTCGCCGAGCGCCTGCGTGAGCATCATCTCGTGAACGCTGGGACGGTGAACCCTGACATCGTGATGGGCAAACCCTATTACGAGTTCGAGGTTGACCGTGAAGAGTCTGCCCGCTACGGCATGACGACGATGATGGTCAATCAGATTGTCTCGGCAGGTCTTGGGGGGGTGGATGTGACGACCACTGTCGAGGGCCGTGAGCGTTACCCCATCCAAATCCGGTTCCACCGTGGCGTCCGAGAGCAGCTTGAGGACCTGCAAAAAGTCTCTGTCGTGACACCGAAGGGCGAGGTTGTGCCACTGGATCGGCTTGCGGACGTGCGGACGACGTGGGGACCGGGCGCGATCAATAGTGAAGACGCTAGGCTAGTGGCCCACGTATCATTCTCGCCTTCAGGCGGCGCTGGTGACATCGAAACGGTTGAGGCCGTCATGAAGTCCCTTCGCTCGGCCCGCGAAACTGGCGAACTCACGTTCCCGGATGGCAATTTCGAGTTGCAGTCCGTCGGGTCGTTCCAAAACCAGATCGAAGCCAACCAGCGACTAATGTGGATCGTCCCCATGGTGATCCTCATTAACCTGCTGCTGCATTATTTGCACTTCCGCAACTTCGCGATCTCGCTAGTGGTCTTCTCTGGTATCCCTGTCGCAGCGGCCGGGGGGATGATTGCGGTGGCGGTGATGGGCGTAGAGATGAACACTGCCATGTGGGTGGGCTTCATCGCCCTCTTCGGCCTAGCCGCCGACGACGGCATCGTGATGGCCACCTACATGCGAGACACCCTGAACAAACGGACAATCCATAGCGTGCGCGACATCCGCGAGGCGATCTACGACGCCGGGCTTAAGCGAATCCGCCCGTGCATGATGACCACCATCACCACGATCGTGGCGCTTGTCCCCGTACTCATGTCAACCGGTCGCGGCGCCGACGTCGCGCGGGCGATGGCCTTACCGATTTTTGGAGGAATGCTGATCGAACCGTTTACAACCTTTATCGTTCCCACGCTGTATTGCGCTTATGTCGAGTTCAAGATGCGTGCCGGATTGCAAGATGACTACTGGGCAGAGTCCGCCCAGGAAGATACGGCGTCAACATCAGCAGGGTCGCCCACTACGTCTGCGGCCTAA
- a CDS encoding BON domain-containing protein: MDNKQRVLAAMFQSSGYAELGKLEIDFTEHGRVLVLRGRVSSYYIKQRAQEIGKLMEGVQQIVNKLGVVVRMPLAETGRRS; this comes from the coding sequence ATGGACAACAAGCAGCGTGTGTTAGCGGCCATGTTCCAAAGTAGCGGGTATGCTGAACTAGGTAAGCTCGAAATCGATTTCACCGAACACGGTCGCGTGCTGGTTCTACGCGGCCGTGTTTCTTCGTACTACATTAAGCAGCGGGCACAGGAAATCGGTAAACTGATGGAAGGGGTTCAGCAGATTGTCAACAAACTCGGAGTCGTTGTGCGAATGCCACTTGCGGAAACGGGTCGGCGTTCTTAG
- a CDS encoding PP2C family protein-serine/threonine phosphatase, whose amino-acid sequence MAVNLPLAMLAAVFLAYDYSHELARRIDIKRVALEEEAKTLFPAVIRLSGRGPESVQDFIDEVCVRMQDAESPGHHIAVEKEGDTFQASAHHRDSREMLLAMQEAAESPLYRAPLGNAELVVGAYASEGTTVYVSESLENLRRSATGDTMRRLVGFLFMATVAAAVVNMVLFRVVSRPLQVLVGTVKKIGEGDFRLQSDSFRTNELGYLADEINSMSQSLAASEKTRLLQMAQAREIQRNLLPNGVEADGFEVAQLFEPAEDVGGDFFDILMLCDRSWLVCVADVSGHGIPAAMNAAMLKTLVMQAAKTLVSPSQILQEANQQFTSMSLEGDFATVFMLRIDPCAGRFSYASAGHDPGWLLTEGTNLKQLPSTGLILGIDEDVTWEEPTGEFAAGDRMLIATDGVCETSDSSGRLFGRDRIGELLAHYRDAPADGVINLLNQALNEHRGAARQTDDVTALLIERNPGSNC is encoded by the coding sequence TTGGCCGTCAATCTGCCGTTGGCCATGCTGGCGGCGGTATTCTTGGCCTACGACTATTCTCATGAGCTTGCCCGGCGAATCGATATCAAACGGGTCGCTTTGGAAGAAGAAGCCAAAACCCTCTTTCCAGCAGTTATCCGACTTAGTGGCCGCGGTCCAGAGAGCGTGCAAGATTTCATTGACGAGGTATGTGTACGAATGCAAGACGCAGAGTCTCCCGGCCACCACATCGCTGTTGAGAAAGAAGGCGATACATTTCAAGCATCAGCTCATCACCGCGATTCGAGAGAAATGCTGCTGGCGATGCAGGAGGCGGCGGAGTCCCCCCTCTATAGGGCTCCTCTGGGTAACGCGGAGTTGGTCGTGGGCGCTTACGCAAGCGAGGGAACTACGGTGTACGTTTCCGAATCATTGGAGAATTTACGCCGTTCGGCAACGGGGGATACCATGCGTCGTCTCGTAGGCTTCCTCTTCATGGCCACCGTCGCCGCCGCGGTTGTCAACATGGTGCTCTTCCGTGTGGTCAGCAGGCCCCTTCAGGTTCTCGTGGGAACGGTCAAGAAGATCGGAGAGGGCGACTTTCGTTTGCAATCCGATTCATTTCGAACCAACGAACTAGGGTACTTGGCGGACGAAATCAACTCCATGAGTCAATCATTGGCGGCGTCCGAGAAGACACGTCTGCTGCAAATGGCACAAGCCCGTGAGATCCAGCGCAATCTGTTGCCGAACGGGGTCGAGGCCGATGGTTTTGAGGTTGCGCAGCTATTTGAACCGGCAGAGGACGTGGGCGGCGATTTCTTCGACATACTCATGCTCTGCGATAGATCATGGTTGGTTTGTGTCGCCGATGTATCCGGGCACGGCATACCAGCGGCCATGAACGCCGCGATGCTGAAGACGCTCGTGATGCAAGCTGCAAAAACTCTCGTATCTCCGTCCCAGATACTGCAAGAAGCAAATCAGCAGTTCACCTCGATGAGCCTCGAAGGAGACTTTGCAACGGTCTTCATGCTCCGGATAGATCCCTGCGCGGGCCGCTTCAGCTACGCCAGCGCGGGACATGATCCCGGATGGCTGCTCACGGAAGGTACCAACCTAAAGCAACTGCCATCCACTGGGTTAATACTCGGGATAGACGAGGACGTCACCTGGGAAGAGCCGACCGGTGAATTTGCCGCAGGAGACAGGATGTTGATTGCCACAGATGGCGTTTGCGAGACCTCCGATTCCAGTGGGCGCCTGTTCGGACGAGATCGTATCGGCGAACTACTGGCTCATTACCGCGATGCTCCTGCAGATGGGGTGATCAATCTGCTGAATCAGGCGTTGAACGAGCACAGGGGTGCAGCTCGACAAACTGATGACGTGACCGCACTACTTATCGAAAGGAATCCTGGCAGCAACTGCTAA
- a CDS encoding metal-sensitive transcriptional regulator, whose protein sequence is MLSDEEKTKLGNRLRRIAGQVAAVQRMMDEDAYCVEILTQIAAASGALGKVGQKILESHIKSCVAGALESGNAKQRDEKLEELIKIFRKYSRVSE, encoded by the coding sequence ATGCTGTCCGACGAAGAAAAAACGAAGCTCGGCAATCGTCTGCGCAGAATCGCGGGTCAGGTAGCGGCCGTCCAGCGGATGATGGACGAGGACGCCTACTGCGTAGAGATCCTCACCCAGATCGCCGCTGCGAGCGGGGCCCTTGGTAAAGTGGGCCAAAAGATTCTTGAAAGCCACATCAAGTCCTGCGTGGCAGGCGCGCTGGAAAGTGGCAATGCCAAGCAGCGAGATGAGAAGCTGGAAGAACTGATTAAGATCTTCCGAAAATACAGTCGGGTAAGCGAATAA
- a CDS encoding RNA polymerase sigma factor produces the protein MDPTDAKLVAACQQGDRCAQQQLFDESHGRIFRLMARMVGEQDAADVTQQVYLQVYRQLGKFSGRSRLSTWIYRLAVNEALQHLRRRNRKKTQTLEYEPIDHVESHESRSDLAEVLEAALADLELELRTIFLLREVEELPYNAIADVLDIPEGTVGSRLNRARRELQQRLTQLGWGP, from the coding sequence ATGGATCCAACGGACGCCAAACTCGTTGCCGCTTGCCAGCAGGGAGACCGTTGCGCACAGCAACAGCTATTCGACGAGAGCCATGGTCGTATCTTCCGGCTGATGGCCAGAATGGTCGGCGAGCAGGACGCGGCGGACGTTACGCAGCAAGTGTACCTACAGGTCTACCGACAACTCGGAAAATTCTCCGGACGTTCGCGATTGAGCACGTGGATCTATCGCTTGGCAGTCAATGAGGCATTACAGCACCTTCGACGAAGGAATCGAAAGAAAACACAGACGTTGGAATACGAACCGATCGATCACGTGGAGTCGCACGAGAGTAGGTCTGACTTAGCAGAGGTGCTGGAAGCAGCCCTCGCTGACCTTGAGTTAGAGCTGCGAACGATCTTTCTCCTTCGCGAGGTTGAGGAATTGCCCTATAACGCTATTGCTGACGTGCTCGATATTCCAGAAGGGACGGTAGGCTCGCGCCTTAACCGCGCTCGCCGGGAATTGCAGCAGCGTCTAACGCAACTTGGCTGGGGTCCATGA
- a CDS encoding peptidase MA family metallohydrolase has product MLVDQAGGYSALAHELTHVVLADWFGGRQPPPWVDEGIATLADSEEKQSLHCRDCRRALANGSAMQLVELVELRKLSSRDQAAAFYGQSLSLVSYLSACDKPEKLLPFVDLATASGYDSAIREVYGIDGIGALHRLWLNHELSNARSATLQAFERR; this is encoded by the coding sequence TTGCTCGTTGATCAAGCAGGAGGGTATTCCGCACTTGCGCACGAGTTGACGCACGTTGTGCTTGCCGACTGGTTCGGGGGCCGTCAGCCACCGCCTTGGGTTGACGAAGGGATCGCAACGCTTGCCGACTCCGAGGAAAAGCAGTCTCTCCATTGCCGCGATTGTCGGCGGGCATTGGCGAACGGGAGCGCGATGCAATTGGTGGAACTGGTGGAGCTTCGGAAGCTGTCATCCCGTGACCAAGCCGCGGCGTTTTACGGTCAAAGCCTGTCGCTAGTGAGTTATCTTTCGGCGTGTGACAAGCCGGAGAAACTTTTGCCTTTTGTCGATCTGGCAACGGCGAGCGGATACGACAGCGCCATTCGTGAGGTCTACGGGATCGATGGGATAGGAGCCCTACATCGGCTTTGGCTAAATCATGAACTTTCCAACGCCCGGAGTGCGACCTTGCAGGCGTTTGAGCGGCGGTAG
- a CDS encoding TolC family protein, whose protein sequence is MARNQAIFYALATIAVVFTPGCRGTRQIRDAEYARVADAVTYANTTLVAADSAVAPPTPQFEGPQQVEELIQFALAQNPEVQAARKRIEAAALMVPVEASLPDPMLGVTTFPEPVQTAAGQQELLLNVNQKFPARRKLGSRAGVAESKADVARARLAAVELATVEQVKQAYYELYFIQQAISITESEEEELVKIRDTANARYKATLTSQQDVLRAELELSNIANELIRLRQQLDSTQARLARVLHVSPQTRLRAVDRLTNEAAPQDLAWLERRAVAARPELHAQLAALERDRRAAQLARLDYVPDVTLGATWIDTASAGISPVANGQDAVLLTAGVNLPIYRKRLDSAVRSAEASAVATARDYDALRDATLEQVADLFAKARSQQDLLLLFREDILPKARQTLEVSNRAYSVGEVDFLQLIDNFRLLLRYEVSYRRLEASLRQTTASLERVVGGPLPQSAETVPPPQQVDDENDGEPNQLPAPTEAN, encoded by the coding sequence ATGGCCAGAAACCAAGCAATTTTCTACGCGCTAGCAACGATCGCGGTTGTTTTCACACCCGGATGCCGCGGCACTCGTCAGATCCGTGACGCCGAGTACGCCCGCGTGGCCGATGCGGTCACGTATGCGAACACGACACTCGTTGCTGCCGATTCGGCAGTTGCCCCCCCGACGCCGCAGTTTGAAGGACCGCAACAGGTCGAAGAACTGATCCAGTTTGCCCTTGCTCAGAACCCCGAAGTTCAGGCCGCTCGCAAGCGAATTGAAGCGGCTGCTCTCATGGTCCCAGTGGAAGCCAGTCTTCCTGACCCGATGCTCGGAGTAACAACCTTCCCGGAGCCGGTGCAAACGGCGGCTGGACAACAAGAACTGCTGCTAAACGTCAACCAAAAGTTCCCTGCCCGCAGGAAGTTGGGATCGCGAGCTGGAGTGGCCGAATCAAAGGCTGACGTGGCAAGGGCACGACTCGCCGCCGTAGAGCTTGCGACCGTGGAACAAGTCAAGCAGGCCTATTACGAACTTTATTTCATCCAGCAAGCCATCTCGATCACGGAATCCGAGGAAGAGGAGTTGGTTAAGATTCGTGATACGGCAAACGCTCGTTACAAAGCAACGCTTACCAGTCAACAAGACGTTCTGCGGGCTGAGTTGGAGCTTTCCAACATCGCCAACGAGTTGATTCGCCTGCGCCAGCAGCTCGACAGCACTCAGGCAAGGCTTGCCCGAGTGCTACACGTATCGCCCCAGACCCGTTTGCGGGCCGTTGATCGACTAACCAACGAAGCGGCGCCGCAAGACTTAGCGTGGCTGGAGCGGCGCGCGGTCGCAGCCAGGCCAGAGTTACACGCTCAGCTCGCCGCTCTTGAGCGTGACCGCCGGGCGGCGCAGCTCGCCCGGCTGGATTACGTGCCGGACGTCACGCTCGGTGCTACTTGGATTGATACGGCCAGCGCTGGGATTAGCCCAGTCGCCAACGGACAAGACGCCGTGCTCCTGACAGCAGGTGTAAACCTGCCGATTTATCGCAAACGTCTTGATTCGGCAGTCCGATCCGCTGAGGCCAGCGCCGTGGCGACAGCTCGGGACTACGACGCCTTGCGCGACGCGACGCTTGAACAAGTGGCAGACCTGTTCGCCAAGGCCCGAAGTCAGCAAGACCTGCTGCTCCTGTTTCGCGAAGACATACTTCCTAAGGCGCGGCAGACACTGGAAGTCTCCAACCGCGCCTATTCTGTCGGTGAGGTCGACTTTCTGCAGCTTATCGACAACTTCAGATTGCTGCTTCGCTACGAAGTCTCCTACCGCCGTCTCGAAGCGTCATTGCGGCAAACAACCGCATCGCTCGAACGTGTTGTAGGAGGTCCGCTACCCCAATCGGCCGAAACCGTCCCGCCGCCACAGCAGGTGGACGATGAGAATGACGGCGAGCCTAACCAGCTGCCAGCGCCGACCGAAGCGAATTAG
- a CDS encoding YHS domain-containing protein: MSDLTTFASHVQEVVDDAFRIRRWEPGEAHKYMAKVGQRRAKWEALARHLCQDVVRPRLTTVAMLFPNATMSDEQPPHSVTCLFEYCDRFPALATIEFSVEHDVRFENVVLHTRTRLMPVFVLFNEQDNLPLPLDGVDDEEVADWVEERLLEFIDTYLRIDAVGGTLGELSAIDPVCGMQVLQSASVATGSYCGHPYFFCSEDCLAEFEKDPTDYVQVKTM, from the coding sequence ATGTCTGACCTCACCACATTTGCCAGCCACGTTCAAGAGGTGGTCGACGATGCCTTCAGGATTCGTCGCTGGGAGCCGGGGGAGGCTCACAAGTACATGGCCAAGGTCGGCCAGCGGCGCGCCAAGTGGGAGGCCTTGGCTCGCCACCTGTGTCAGGATGTCGTTCGCCCGCGACTCACAACCGTAGCGATGTTGTTTCCGAACGCTACGATGTCTGATGAGCAACCGCCGCACTCGGTGACTTGCCTCTTCGAGTACTGCGACCGCTTTCCGGCGCTCGCAACTATCGAATTCTCCGTTGAACACGACGTGCGGTTTGAAAACGTTGTTCTCCACACGCGTACGCGCCTGATGCCGGTGTTTGTGTTGTTCAACGAGCAGGATAACCTGCCGCTGCCGCTGGACGGTGTGGATGACGAAGAAGTCGCCGATTGGGTCGAAGAGAGACTCCTAGAATTCATAGACACTTATCTACGGATCGATGCGGTTGGTGGGACATTGGGTGAGCTGTCTGCCATCGATCCTGTGTGCGGAATGCAGGTTCTTCAATCAGCGTCTGTAGCAACCGGCTCTTATTGTGGGCATCCTTACTTCTTCTGCTCGGAGGACTGCCTTGCTGAGTTTGAAAAGGATCCGACTGATTACGTTCAGGTCAAGACGATGTAG
- a CDS encoding efflux RND transporter periplasmic adaptor subunit, which yields MNDKKNLSDEAPKPKEPPVKEAVDTPESTIEKRASRGWWVQLIAGPLLLVATGAALIASLGVAQRLGWITAGDGGGNNNLATSGGADTRTYICPMLCTPPQVGPGRCPVCEMELVPAASGGGPSDGKSVQIDSAGRRVANIQTASAKSIPLTRVIRAVGELNYDEGSLKTISAYVDGRLDRLYADFTGVVVEKGDHLALVYSPRLYSAQVELLLAIRSRENSRDATLTRVHDANRDMYQSSRQRLIELGMTEEQIQQLEAAGEANSRLHLCAPISGTVIKKYATEGQYVKEGQAIYELADLSTVWLMLELFPEDASSMRYGQQVKAEVQSLPGRTFTGRVAFIDPVVNTDTRTVGVRVVIPNEDAMLRVGDFAKATIDTPIGSGPDSGLIYDPQLANKWISPRHPHVVEDSPGKCRVCGVDLVPASRFGFTDQPDAAGSVMVVPRSAVLVAGDNAVLYVETEPGRFEIRKVVLGPRSGDQIVVLDGLSEGDQVAVSGNFLIDSQMQLAGNSSLIDPTKAESVIEFELDELDMPPIGAPMLIAGDSVTTPQIGFVSPVEEDSNASAELSPDDARLAKRQALCPVADMKLGSMGTPIKVMVEGRPVFICCEGCRERLLAEPAKYLAKLDSNSTEEEATK from the coding sequence ATGAATGACAAGAAGAACCTGTCGGACGAAGCTCCCAAGCCAAAAGAGCCGCCTGTGAAAGAAGCAGTCGACACGCCCGAATCGACGATCGAGAAGCGTGCTTCGCGTGGCTGGTGGGTACAGCTGATCGCCGGGCCATTGCTGCTGGTGGCGACAGGCGCAGCGCTTATCGCCTCCTTAGGCGTCGCCCAGCGACTTGGCTGGATCACGGCTGGTGATGGCGGTGGAAACAATAATCTCGCCACGAGTGGTGGCGCCGACACGCGCACCTACATTTGTCCGATGCTATGTACGCCACCACAGGTTGGTCCGGGAAGGTGCCCGGTCTGTGAGATGGAACTCGTGCCAGCCGCTTCGGGTGGCGGTCCGTCAGATGGGAAGTCGGTACAAATCGACTCGGCTGGTCGAAGGGTGGCCAATATCCAGACCGCGTCCGCCAAATCGATTCCGCTCACACGTGTGATCCGTGCTGTGGGTGAGTTGAACTACGACGAAGGATCGCTCAAGACAATTTCCGCCTACGTCGACGGACGCCTTGATCGCTTGTACGCGGATTTTACCGGGGTCGTTGTGGAAAAAGGTGACCACCTAGCCCTGGTCTACTCACCTCGACTTTACTCGGCGCAAGTTGAGTTGTTGCTGGCAATAAGGTCGCGAGAGAACAGCCGCGACGCGACGCTTACGCGGGTCCACGACGCTAACCGCGACATGTACCAAAGCTCTCGGCAAAGATTGATCGAACTGGGAATGACCGAGGAGCAAATTCAGCAGCTTGAAGCGGCTGGCGAGGCGAACAGTCGCTTGCATCTCTGTGCTCCAATCAGCGGAACGGTCATCAAGAAGTACGCGACCGAGGGACAATACGTCAAAGAGGGCCAAGCGATTTATGAATTGGCTGACCTGTCGACGGTCTGGCTAATGCTGGAGTTGTTCCCGGAAGACGCCTCCTCTATGCGATACGGGCAGCAAGTCAAAGCGGAGGTGCAATCGCTTCCGGGTCGTACCTTCACCGGACGTGTCGCGTTTATCGACCCCGTAGTAAATACGGACACACGGACCGTAGGCGTCCGGGTCGTTATTCCCAACGAGGACGCAATGCTGCGAGTGGGCGACTTTGCGAAAGCGACTATCGATACACCAATTGGATCAGGACCAGATTCAGGACTCATCTATGACCCACAGCTAGCCAACAAATGGATCAGTCCCAGGCACCCCCATGTAGTGGAAGACTCGCCCGGCAAGTGTCGCGTGTGCGGAGTCGACCTTGTGCCAGCTTCCCGGTTTGGATTCACCGATCAGCCAGACGCTGCTGGCAGCGTGATGGTCGTGCCGCGCAGCGCGGTCCTAGTCGCGGGCGATAACGCAGTGCTCTACGTCGAGACCGAACCGGGGCGGTTCGAGATACGCAAGGTGGTCCTCGGCCCCCGGAGTGGGGATCAAATCGTCGTGCTCGACGGTTTATCTGAAGGTGATCAAGTAGCCGTTTCGGGCAACTTCCTGATCGACTCGCAAATGCAATTGGCTGGGAATTCTTCGCTCATCGACCCCACCAAGGCGGAGTCAGTTATCGAATTTGAACTTGACGAACTAGACATGCCTCCAATCGGCGCGCCGATGTTGATAGCCGGTGACTCAGTGACTACCCCGCAGATCGGGTTTGTTAGCCCTGTCGAGGAAGACAGCAACGCTTCAGCCGAACTATCCCCCGACGACGCCAGATTGGCTAAACGACAAGCACTATGTCCGGTCGCCGACATGAAACTCGGATCGATGGGAACACCAATCAAAGTCATGGTCGAAGGAAGGCCCGTCTTTATCTGCTGCGAGGGTTGCCGCGAGCGGCTATTGGCTGAACCTGCGAAGTATCTTGCCAAGCTGGATTCAAATTCGACTGAAGAGGAGGCGACCAAATGA